The segment GTTTGCCTGACTTCGGCCCATTTCCTTCTAATGCAATAGTAGCGTCAACGACCGCAAAGGCCGGTTTGATTACGGAATTGATGTCGGCCAGCGCATCGCTTAAAACCAGGTGATAGTTGTGCCGCATTTTGCTGATGCAGCCCCACTGGTTCTTGATGGCGCCCGTGATCTGCGTTTTAGCGTGCGTTTTCATCACCGGAATCGTCACCACCTGGGATTCCTGAAGGATTCGCGCAATTTCAATGGACTGAAAAACCTTACCATTCTGAACAGGCATGCGCACGGATTCAGCCTTGGACATATTTATCCATTGAACGCCATAACGGCTGCACAGGTCCTTTAGTTTGCATTTCTCAAATGCCTTTTCGATGTTCTCCAGCACCTGATCCGATTCCACAAGATAAAGTGGTCCGGCCCAATCGCGCAAAGCCAGAATGACTCCTTCTAAGACCCAGGGTGATGTGATCGAACCCGGTATGAAAAGGTCCCATCCGAGATTGACCTTCAACGACGTAGGCTTGCCTCGCTCTAGATGTTTCTGGTAGTTGGCAAGCGTCATGGCTTCGCGCACTGCTTCCTGCACGGAGTCTTTCACCGAAACAACCGCGACTACGCTTCGCTTCTCCATAACAGACATGATATCAGTATGGCGCCCTGGTGGTTAGTGCTAGACTGCGGCCAGGGCTTAGAATTGATCCGCATGTTGATTGATT is part of the bacterium genome and harbors:
- a CDS encoding DUF362 domain-containing protein — encoded protein: MEKRSVVAVVSVKDSVQEAVREAMTLANYQKHLERGKPTSLKVNLGWDLFIPGSITSPWVLEGVILALRDWAGPLYLVESDQVLENIEKAFEKCKLKDLCSRYGVQWINMSKAESVRMPVQNGKVFQSIEIARILQESQVVTIPVMKTHAKTQITGAIKNQWGCISKMRHNYHLVLSDALADINSVIKPAFAVVDATIALEGNGPKSGKPKIVDKIFASSDIVAVDTVQAKMMGLDPSTIVHLETCAKRCLGTNQL